In Passer domesticus isolate bPasDom1 chromosome 9, bPasDom1.hap1, whole genome shotgun sequence, a genomic segment contains:
- the KCTD6 gene encoding BTB/POZ domain-containing protein KCTD6 isoform X1, translating to MDNGDWGYMMTDPVTLNVGGHMYTTSLTTLTRYPDSMLGAMFRGDFPTARDSQGNYFIDRDGPLFRYVLNFLRTSELTLPLDFKEFDLLRKEADFYQIEPLIQCLNDPKPLYPVDTFEEVVELSSTRKLSKYSNPVAVIITQLTITTKVHALLEGISNHFTKWNKHMMDTRDCQVSFTFGPCDYHQEVSLRVHLMEYITKQGFTIRNTRVHHMSERANENTVEHNWTFCRLARKTDD from the exons ATGGATAATGGAGACTGGGGATATATG ATGACTGATCCAGTCACGCTAAATGTGGGTGGACACATGTATACGACCTCCCTCACAACTCTAACGAGATATCCTGACTCAATGCTCGGGGCCATGTTCAGGGGAGACTTCCCCACTGCCAGGGACTCTCAGGGCAATTACTTTATTGACAGAGATGGACCACTTTTCCGTTATGTTCTTAACTTTTTAAGGACCTCAGAGCTCACTTTGCCACTGGACTTCAAGGAGTTTGACCTGCTCCGGAAGGAAGCAGACTTCTATCAGATTGAACCCTTAATTCAGTGTCTTAATGACCCCAAGCCGCTGTATCCTGTGGATACCTTTGAGGAGGTGGTGGAGCTGTCCAGCACCCGGAAGCTTTCCAAGTACTCCAACCCGGTGGCTGTGATCATCACGCAGCTCACCATCACGACGAAAGTCCACGCGCTGCTGGAAGGCATTTCAAACCACTTCACCAAGTGGAACAAGCACATGATGGACACCAGGGACTGCCAGGTGTCCTTCACCTTCGGGCCATGTGATTACCACCAGGAAGTGTCGCTGCGAGTGCATCTCATGGAGTACATCACAAAGCAAGGCTTCACGATCCGCAACACCAGAGTGCATCACATGAGCGAGCGTGCCAACGAAAACACAGTGGAACACAACTGGACTTTCTGCAGACTGGCACGGAAAACAGATGACTGA
- the PDHB gene encoding pyruvate dehydrogenase E1 component subunit beta, mitochondrial — protein MAAALRQLALGARLAPRAARTRTGTGTGTGTGTGTPQQPLPPLPPRRGLRLSAPAAIQVTVRDALNQALDEELERDERVFLLGEEVAQYDGAYKISRGLWKKYGDKRVIDTPISEMGFAGIAVGAAMAGLRPVCEFMTFNFSMQAIDQVINSAAKTCYMSAGSIAVPIVFRGPNGAAAGVAAQHSQCFAAWYGHCPGLKVVSPWSSEDAKGLLKASIRDDNPVVMLESELLYSVPFEMSEQAQSKEFVIPIGKAKIEKPGTHVTLVAHSRPVGHCLEAAAVLSKEGVECEVINLRTIRPMDIETVEASVVKTNHLVTVEGGWPQFGVGAEICARIMEGPAFNYLDAPAVRVTGADVPMPYAKILEDNSLPQVKDIVFAVKKALNI, from the exons ATGGCGGCGGCCCTGCGGCAGCTGGCGCTGGGCGCGCGCCTGGCCCCGCGCGCCGCCCGCAcccgcaccggcaccggcaccggcaccggcaccggcaccggcaccccGCAAcagccgctcccgccgctcccgccgcgccggggcctGCGCCTCTCCGCGCCCGCCGCCATACAG GTGACGGTGCGGGACGCGCTGAACCAGGCGCTGGATGAGGAGCTGGAGCGGGACGAGCGCGTGTTCCTGCTGGGCGAGGAGGTGGCGCAGTACGACGGCGCCTACAAG ATCTCCAGGGGCCTCTGGAAGAAGTACGGGGACAAGAGGGTGATCGACACCCCGATATccgag ATGGGCTTTGCAGGAATCGCGGTCGGTGCTGCTATG gcagggctgaggccGGTGTGCGAGTTCATGACGTTCAACTTCAGCATGCAAGCGATCGATCAGGTGATCAACTCGGCGGCCAAGACGTGCTACATGTCCGCCGGCTCCATCGCCGTGCCCATCGTGTTCCGCGGCCCCAACGGCGCCGCGGCGGGCGTGGCCGCGCAGCACTCGCAGTGCTTCGCCGCCTGGTACGGGCACTGCCCCGGCCTCAAGGTCGTCAGCCCCTGGAGCTCGGAGGATGCCAAGGGGCTGCTGAAAGCATCCATCCGGGATGACAACCCAG TTGTGATGCTGGAAAGTGAACTGCTCTATAGTGTTCCCTTTGAAATGTCTGAACAGGCACAGTCAAAGGAATTTGTTATTCCCATTGGGAAAGCTAAAATAGAAAAGCCAG GAACTCATGTTACATTAGTGGCACACTCAAGACCTGTTGGCCATTGTTTGGAGGCAGCTGCTGTACTTTCTAAAGAAGGTGTGGAGTGTGAG GTGATAAACCTGCGAACCATTCGGCCGATGGACATCGAAACGGTGGAAGCCAGCGTGGTCAAGACAAACCACCTGGTAACTGTGGAAGGAGGCTGGCCCCAGTTTGGAGTGGGAGCTGAAATCTGTGCCAGGATCATGGAAG GACCTGCCTTTAACTACCTGGATGCTCCAGCTGTGCGTGTCACCGGTGCGGATGTCCCCATGCCTTACGCAAAAATCTTAGAGGATAACAGCTTACCTCAAGTGAAGGATATAGTATTTGCAGTGAAAAAAGCTTTGAATATATAA
- the KCTD6 gene encoding BTB/POZ domain-containing protein KCTD6 isoform X2: protein METGDIWTSELTLPLDFKEFDLLRKEADFYQIEPLIQCLNDPKPLYPVDTFEEVVELSSTRKLSKYSNPVAVIITQLTITTKVHALLEGISNHFTKWNKHMMDTRDCQVSFTFGPCDYHQEVSLRVHLMEYITKQGFTIRNTRVHHMSERANENTVEHNWTFCRLARKTDD, encoded by the exons ATGGAGACTGGGGATATATG GACCTCAGAGCTCACTTTGCCACTGGACTTCAAGGAGTTTGACCTGCTCCGGAAGGAAGCAGACTTCTATCAGATTGAACCCTTAATTCAGTGTCTTAATGACCCCAAGCCGCTGTATCCTGTGGATACCTTTGAGGAGGTGGTGGAGCTGTCCAGCACCCGGAAGCTTTCCAAGTACTCCAACCCGGTGGCTGTGATCATCACGCAGCTCACCATCACGACGAAAGTCCACGCGCTGCTGGAAGGCATTTCAAACCACTTCACCAAGTGGAACAAGCACATGATGGACACCAGGGACTGCCAGGTGTCCTTCACCTTCGGGCCATGTGATTACCACCAGGAAGTGTCGCTGCGAGTGCATCTCATGGAGTACATCACAAAGCAAGGCTTCACGATCCGCAACACCAGAGTGCATCACATGAGCGAGCGTGCCAACGAAAACACAGTGGAACACAACTGGACTTTCTGCAGACTGGCACGGAAAACAGATGACTGA